Proteins found in one Acinetobacter sp. XH1741 genomic segment:
- the serB gene encoding phosphoserine phosphatase SerB — protein sequence MREIILISFLGPDQPNQFTRLMQVLSVHSLQILDVGQAVIHNQLTLGIVVGSDNETATALAMKEILILAHDIGLTVRFKPISGAEYDQWVSEGGRTRYIVTALAPELTAAHLQAVTQIVSSQGFNIETVTRLSGRVDLEKDSTLPRRACVQFGLSSGPTLDAQAMRAACLRLSSELNIDVAVQEDNAYRRNRRLVCFDMDSTLIEQEVIDELAREAGVGEQVAEITERAMQGELDFQQSFRARVALLKGLDASVLPKIAERLTITEGAERLISTLKALGYKTAILSGGFQYFAEYLQAKLGIDEVHANVLDVQDGIVTGEVKGVIVDGARKAELLRELANKLGISLEQAMAVGDGANDLPMLAIAGLGVAYRAKPLVRQNANQAISSVGLDGVLYLLGMHDKDLSRA from the coding sequence ATGCGAGAAATCATTCTTATATCCTTTTTAGGACCGGACCAACCAAACCAGTTTACCCGATTAATGCAAGTACTATCCGTACATTCATTGCAAATACTGGATGTAGGTCAGGCCGTTATTCATAATCAACTGACATTGGGCATCGTGGTGGGCTCAGATAATGAGACTGCAACCGCGTTGGCAATGAAAGAGATTTTGATTTTAGCACATGATATTGGCTTAACAGTGCGCTTTAAACCAATCTCGGGCGCAGAATACGATCAATGGGTGAGTGAAGGCGGACGAACTCGTTATATCGTCACGGCTTTGGCACCTGAACTCACTGCTGCGCATTTACAAGCGGTTACACAAATTGTGTCTAGCCAAGGCTTTAACATCGAAACGGTCACCCGTTTATCAGGCCGTGTAGACCTTGAAAAAGATAGCACATTACCTCGTCGTGCCTGTGTACAGTTTGGTTTAAGCAGTGGCCCAACTTTAGATGCACAAGCAATGCGTGCTGCTTGTTTACGTCTTTCAAGCGAATTAAATATTGATGTTGCTGTTCAGGAAGATAACGCTTATCGACGCAACCGCCGTTTGGTATGTTTCGATATGGATTCAACTTTAATTGAACAAGAAGTTATTGATGAATTGGCACGCGAAGCTGGGGTAGGCGAGCAAGTTGCTGAAATTACTGAAAGAGCCATGCAAGGTGAGCTTGATTTCCAGCAAAGTTTCCGTGCGCGTGTTGCTTTACTTAAAGGTTTAGATGCATCGGTTTTACCAAAAATTGCTGAGCGTTTAACGATTACTGAAGGTGCCGAACGCCTTATTTCGACTTTAAAAGCGCTTGGATATAAAACCGCAATTTTATCTGGTGGTTTTCAGTATTTTGCTGAATATTTACAAGCTAAATTGGGTATAGACGAAGTTCATGCCAACGTTTTAGATGTACAAGATGGCATTGTGACTGGTGAAGTGAAAGGCGTCATTGTTGATGGCGCACGTAAAGCTGAATTATTACGCGAACTTGCTAACAAACTCGGTATCTCGCTAGAGCAGGCAATGGCTGTAGGCGATGGCGCAAATGACTTGCCAATGCTTGCGATTGCGGGCTTAGGTGTTGCATATCGTGCTAAACCACTCGTTCGCCAAAATGCGAATCAAGCCATTTCAAGCGTTGGTTTGGATGGTGTGCTGTATTTACTCGGAATGCATGACAAAGATTTAAGCCGAGCTTAA
- the ribBA gene encoding bifunctional 3,4-dihydroxy-2-butanone-4-phosphate synthase/GTP cyclohydrolase II produces the protein MPLSRVEDLVADIRAGKMVILMDDEDRENEGDLVIAATHVRPEDINFMITHARGLVCLTLSRERCKQLNLPLMVDQNGAQHSTNFTLSIEAAEGITTGISAAERAHTIQAAVAAHAKPSDIVQPGHIFPLMAQPGGVLHRAGHTEAGCDLTRLAGLEPASVICEIINEDGTMARRADLEIFAEKHGLKIGTIADLIHYRMTNEQTVERLDQKTIQTEYGSFELYRYREIGNPDIHLALVKGEPKEGVTTVRVHGFSPIRDLLKLNKADGEPAWNLDRALQTIAASDRGVLVWIGQDHLQDLGPALDDLNKPKPVKSNAALSHQYQTIGVGAQILRDLGVEKMKLLSSPLRFNALSGFNLEVVEYITADQITTK, from the coding sequence ATGCCGCTGAGTCGTGTTGAAGATCTTGTCGCCGATATTCGTGCAGGCAAAATGGTTATCTTGATGGATGACGAAGATCGCGAAAATGAAGGTGATCTTGTCATCGCAGCAACGCATGTTCGTCCTGAAGATATTAACTTCATGATTACCCATGCACGTGGTCTAGTGTGTCTAACGTTAAGCCGTGAACGCTGTAAACAGTTAAACCTCCCACTCATGGTTGACCAGAACGGTGCCCAGCACAGCACTAACTTTACGTTATCTATTGAAGCGGCTGAAGGGATCACCACTGGTATTTCAGCAGCAGAGCGTGCACATACAATTCAAGCTGCTGTCGCAGCACATGCTAAACCAAGCGATATCGTACAACCGGGACATATTTTCCCACTCATGGCACAACCAGGTGGCGTATTGCACCGTGCAGGTCATACTGAGGCGGGTTGTGATTTAACACGTTTAGCAGGTCTTGAACCAGCTTCTGTCATTTGTGAAATCATCAATGAAGATGGCACAATGGCACGTCGTGCAGATTTAGAAATTTTTGCTGAGAAGCATGGCTTAAAAATTGGTACAATTGCCGACTTAATTCACTACCGTATGACGAATGAGCAAACTGTAGAACGTTTGGATCAAAAAACGATTCAAACAGAATACGGTTCATTTGAGCTCTATCGCTATCGTGAGATTGGTAACCCTGACATTCATTTGGCTTTAGTGAAAGGCGAGCCAAAAGAAGGTGTTACAACGGTACGTGTACATGGTTTTAGCCCAATTCGTGATTTGCTTAAGCTTAATAAGGCGGATGGCGAACCTGCTTGGAATCTTGACCGTGCACTACAGACAATTGCAGCAAGTGACCGCGGCGTTTTAGTCTGGATCGGACAAGATCATTTGCAAGACTTGGGACCAGCGTTGGATGATTTAAATAAGCCAAAACCGGTGAAATCCAATGCAGCACTTTCACACCAATATCAAACGATTGGTGTAGGTGCGCAAATTTTGCGTGATTTAGGTGTTGAAAAAATGAAGCTTCTTAGCTCACCATTGCGTTTCAATGCTTTATCTGGCTTTAATTTAGAAGTAGTGGAATATATCACTGCTGATCAAATCACAACGAAATAA
- the ribE gene encoding 6,7-dimethyl-8-ribityllumazine synthase has product MAIRRIEGLLHLASEGRYAILVGRFNSFVVEHLLEGAIDTLKRHGVNEDNITVIHAPGAWELPIVAKKLATSNQFDAIIALGAVIRGSTPHFDFVAGECAKGLGVVALESSLPVINGVLTTDSIEQAIERSGTKAGNKGSEAALTAIEMVNLLKAI; this is encoded by the coding sequence ATGGCAATTCGCCGTATTGAAGGTTTATTACATCTCGCAAGCGAAGGTCGTTATGCGATTTTAGTGGGTCGTTTCAACAGCTTTGTTGTTGAACACTTATTGGAAGGCGCGATCGACACATTAAAACGTCACGGCGTAAATGAAGACAACATTACTGTTATTCATGCTCCTGGCGCATGGGAACTCCCGATCGTTGCTAAAAAATTAGCTACATCAAACCAGTTTGATGCCATCATTGCTCTTGGTGCAGTGATTCGTGGCAGCACACCTCACTTTGACTTTGTTGCTGGTGAATGTGCAAAAGGTTTAGGTGTAGTTGCGTTAGAAAGCAGCTTGCCTGTTATCAATGGTGTATTAACTACTGACAGCATCGAGCAAGCAATCGAACGCTCAGGTACAAAAGCAGGAAACAAAGGTAGCGAAGCTGCTTTAACTGCAATTGAAATGGTTAATTTATTAAAGGCAATTTAA
- the nusB gene encoding transcription antitermination factor NusB — MSQTLQAAYAAKRKARRFAVQGIYEWQMSHNPVHEIEARTRAENAMHKVDLGYYHELLTQVIAGHEELDALLIPVLDREIDALDGVELATLRLGAYELRDHLEIPYRVVLDEAIELAKHFGGADSHKYINGVLDRLSSTLRSAEKQQAD; from the coding sequence ATGTCTCAAACACTGCAAGCCGCTTACGCAGCAAAACGCAAAGCACGTCGTTTTGCTGTACAAGGTATTTACGAGTGGCAAATGAGTCACAACCCTGTACATGAAATTGAAGCACGTACACGTGCCGAAAATGCAATGCACAAGGTAGACTTAGGCTATTATCACGAACTACTGACTCAAGTTATCGCTGGGCATGAAGAGCTTGATGCGTTACTTATTCCGGTACTTGACCGTGAAATTGACGCGCTTGATGGCGTCGAGCTCGCGACTTTACGCTTGGGTGCTTATGAGTTACGTGATCATTTAGAAATCCCATACCGTGTGGTACTTGATGAAGCAATCGAACTCGCTAAGCATTTTGGCGGAGCAGACAGTCATAAATACATCAATGGTGTATTAGACCGCCTCAGTTCGACACTGCGTAGCGCAGAAAAACAACAAGCAGACTAA
- the thiL gene encoding thiamine-phosphate kinase, whose amino-acid sequence MAEFSIIDRYFNRQSNPDVALGIGDDSALITPPPNQQLVICADTLVAGRHFPLETSPHAIGWKSVAVNLSDIAAMGAKPHSILLALSLPQVDHAWLAEFSQGIYDCCNQFGVALIGGDTTQGPHLTITVTAMGWIETGQAVLRSGAKVGDYVCVSGQVGDAAYGLQHLGHPLQQRLDYPTPRCKLGQELKGLASSMIDVSDGLAQDLGHILKASKVGARLILEKLPVDPVLQQLNEQQRWQYALAGGDDYELCFTITPQNYEKLLQKQLDVKITMIGQIVEQTKLTFEHLGSDCPLQIHGYQHFA is encoded by the coding sequence ATGGCTGAGTTCTCAATTATTGACCGATACTTTAATCGACAGTCAAATCCTGATGTCGCGCTTGGTATTGGTGATGACTCAGCCTTAATTACTCCCCCTCCAAATCAACAACTGGTGATCTGTGCAGATACACTTGTTGCTGGACGTCACTTCCCTCTTGAAACCTCGCCTCATGCGATTGGCTGGAAAAGTGTTGCCGTAAATCTCTCAGATATTGCTGCAATGGGTGCCAAACCGCATAGTATTTTACTTGCGCTTAGCCTGCCTCAAGTTGACCATGCATGGCTTGCAGAGTTTAGTCAGGGAATATATGACTGTTGCAATCAATTTGGCGTCGCCTTAATTGGTGGAGATACGACCCAAGGTCCACATCTCACCATTACCGTTACCGCGATGGGCTGGATAGAAACCGGACAAGCCGTATTACGTTCAGGCGCTAAAGTGGGTGATTATGTGTGTGTCAGTGGCCAAGTTGGCGATGCAGCCTACGGTCTTCAACACTTAGGGCATCCGCTGCAACAAAGACTCGACTATCCAACACCTCGCTGTAAACTCGGACAAGAGCTTAAAGGGCTCGCCTCTAGCATGATTGATGTTTCAGATGGCTTAGCTCAAGACTTAGGACATATTTTAAAAGCATCCAAGGTTGGAGCACGTCTCATTTTGGAAAAACTGCCTGTTGACCCTGTATTGCAACAATTAAACGAACAACAACGTTGGCAATATGCCCTTGCAGGTGGAGACGATTACGAATTATGTTTTACAATAACACCGCAAAATTATGAAAAACTTTTGCAAAAACAACTGGACGTTAAGATTACAATGATTGGACAGATCGTTGAACAAACAAAACTAACTTTTGAGCATTTGGGTTCAGATTGCCCGTTGCAAATTCATGGATACCAACACTTTGCATAA